The following coding sequences lie in one Polynucleobacter asymbioticus genomic window:
- the rpmG gene encoding 50S ribosomal protein L33 translates to MAKGGREKIKLESSAGTGHFYTTSKNKRTKPEKMEIMKFDPTIRKHVAYKETKLK, encoded by the coding sequence ATGGCTAAAGGCGGCAGAGAAAAAATCAAATTAGAGTCATCAGCAGGTACTGGTCACTTCTATACAACTTCAAAAAACAAGCGTACTAAGCCTGAGAAAATGGAGATCATGAAATTTGATCCAACCATTCGCAAGCACGTTGCTTATAAAGAAACAAAGCTCAAATAA
- the rpmB gene encoding 50S ribosomal protein L28, whose translation MAKVCQVTGKKPMVGNNVSHANNKTKRRFLPNLQNRRFWVESENRWISLRLTNAGLRVIDKNGIDAVLSDLRARGEI comes from the coding sequence CACTGGGAAGAAGCCGATGGTTGGCAACAATGTATCCCATGCAAACAATAAAACGAAGCGTCGCTTTTTGCCGAATTTGCAAAATCGTCGTTTCTGGGTTGAATCTGAAAACCGTTGGATTAGCTTGCGCTTAACCAATGCTGGTTTGCGCGTTATCGACAAAAACGGCATTGATGCTGTGTTGTCTGATCTCCGTGCACGTGGCGAAATTTAA